One segment of Heterodontus francisci isolate sHetFra1 chromosome 26, sHetFra1.hap1, whole genome shotgun sequence DNA contains the following:
- the LOC137384156 gene encoding mucin-19-like, which translates to MENPGANHICCAILIIPLEVQLQSLQSIRKQESFPDRTFQEVVTPQAERAQNRRWVAIQKTALEEGQGVTASVEESLGVTAAVEEVLGVTAVGEEGLGVTAAVEGSLGVAACVEEGQGVTAAVDGGQGVTAAVQEGLGVTAAVEEGLGVTAAVKEELGVTAAEEEGLGVTAAVEECLGVTAAVEGGLDVTAAVEESLGVTAVAEGCLDVTAAADEGLGVPAAVEGSLGVTAAVEEGLGFTAAAEEAAVEEGLGVTAVVEGGLGVTAAVEEGLGVTAAVEECLGVTASVEVGLGIKAAVEECLGVTASVEEGLGVTAIVEGGPGVAAAVEEGLGVTAALDCALGDTAVVEEGPGFTTYVEGGLGVTAAVEGSLGSTASVEGGLGVTAVVEGGLGVTAAVEEGLGVTAAVEECLGVTASVEVGLGIKAAVEECLGVTASVEEGLGVTAIVEGGPGVAAAVEEGLGVTAALDCALGDTAVVEEGPGFTTYVEGGLGVTAAVEGSLGSTASVEGGLGVTAVVEGGLGVTTAGEEGLGVTAVGVEGLGDTAAAECGLLVTAAVEEGLGVTAVAEGALGVTAAVEEGLGVTASVEVGLGVKAAVEECLGVAAVVEEGLGVTAAVEEGCGVPTYVEWGLGVTAAVEEGLGVTAEVEEGLGVTAVVEGVPGVTAAVEEGLGVPAAADCALGDIAVVEEGAGFTTYVEGGLGVTAAVEGGLGVTTAVEEGLGVTAVGVEGLGVTAVVEGVLGVTAAVEEGLGVTAAVEEGLGVTASVEVGLGVKAAVEECLGVTAAAECGL; encoded by the exons aggagagtctgggagttacagcagcagtcgaggaggttctgggagttacagcagttggagaggagggtctgggagttacagcagctgtagagggcagTCTGGGAGTAGCAGCATGTGTAGAGGAgggtcagggagttacagcagctgtagacgggggtcagggagttacagcagctgttcaggaaggtctgggagttacagcagctgtagaggagggactgggagttactgcagcagtaaagGAGgaactgggagttacagcagctgaagAGGAGgggctgggagttacagcagctgtagaggagtgtctgggagttacagcagctgtggagGGGGGACTGgatgttacagcagctgtagaggagtctctgggagttacagcagtagcggaGGGGTGTCTGGATGTTACAGCAGCTGCAGACGAGGGTCTGGGAGTTCCAGCAGCTGTAGAGggcagtctgggagttacagcagctgtggaggagggtctgggatttacagcagctgcagaggagg CAGCtgtcgaggagggtctgggagttacagccgtTGTAGAGggtggtctgggagttacagcagctgtcgaggagggtctgggagttacagcagcagtagaggagtgtcttggagttacagcatctgtagagGTGGGTCTGGGTATTAaagcagctgtagaggagtgtctgggagttacagcatctgtagaggagggtctgggagttacagccattgtcgaggggggtccgggagttgcagcagctgtagaggagggactgggagttacagcagctctgGACTGCGCTCTGGGagatacagcagttgtagaggagggtcctgGATTTACAACAtatgtagaggggggtctgggagttacagcagcagtcgagggcaGTCTGGGTTCTACAGCATCTGTAGAGGGGGGTcttggagttacagcagttgtagagggtggtctgggagttacagcagctgtcgaggagggtctgggagttacagcagcagtagaggagtgtcttggagttacagcatctgtagagGTGGGTCTGGGTATTAaagcagctgtagaggagtgtctgggagttacagcatctgtagaggagggtctgggagttacagccattgtcgaggggggtccgggagttgcagcagctgtagaggagggactgggagttacagcagctctgGACTGCGCTCTGGGagatacagcagttgtagaggagggtcctgGATTTACAACAtatgtagaggggggtctgggagttacagcagcagtcgagggcaGTCTGGGTTCTACAGCATCTGTAGAGGGGGGTcttggagttacagcagttgtagagggtggtctgggagttacaacagctggagaggagggtctgggagttacagcagttggcgTGGAGGGTCTGGGAGATACAGCAGCTGCAGAATGCGGTCTgttagttacagcagctgtagaggagggtctgggagttacagccgtTGCAGAGGGTGCTCTGGGAGTTACGGCAGCTGTCGAGGAGGGTCTTggagttacagcatctgtagagGTGGGTCTGGGTGTTAaagcagctgtagaggagtgtctgggagttgcAGCAGTTGTCGAGGAGggactgggagttacagcagctgtcgaGGAGGGTTGTGGAGTTCCAACATATGTAGAGTGGGgtttgggagttacagcagcagtcgaggagggtctgggagttacagcagaagtagaggagggtctgggagttacagccgtTGTTGAGGGggttccgggagttacagcagcagtagaggagggactGGGAGTTCCAGCAGCTGCAGACTGCGCTCTGGGAGAtatagcagttgtagaggagggtgctGGATTTACAACAtatgtagaggggggtctgggagttacagcagcagtcgagggtggtctgggagttacaacagctgtagaggagggtctgggagttacagcagttggcgTGGAGggcctgggagttacagcagttgtagagggggttctgggagttacagcagcagtagaggagggtctgggagttacagcagcagtagaggagggtcttggagttacagcatctgtagagGTGGGTCTGGGTGTTAaagcagctgtagaggagtgtctgggagttactgcagctGCAGAGTGCGGTCTGTGA